In Roseofilum capinflatum BLCC-M114, a single genomic region encodes these proteins:
- a CDS encoding GTPase family protein: protein MEDVNLTPDQIKLVQEELKKRIDNRQFRVSIVGQTGVGKSSLLNALFGTNLKTDPVKPCTKEIEEIPVQIKEGGTLYFYDLPGIGESEEADEGYLKQYREHLQSSDVILWAIHADNRSVVFDQQSLKKIMEGYTLEQKAVLMSKLTFILTKADVLHPPSWIAAKIGNFVKFLPPPQTKETLEQKSLFYQKTFIEPYGNLIVSKTYNDCDFDIPEENFECDKISRLIYYKGYMNDEKLRTYQKKYSQYQDLFDRLYDNYRVIPCSAILRYNLNKLMLVILNKLGDEATLQFRHIVSGDALDRVPFEKTENLCNLLVYDPGNKKTLFEFRRWLNTQKY from the coding sequence GATCAGATTAAACTGGTTCAAGAGGAACTGAAAAAGCGAATTGATAATCGCCAGTTTCGGGTTTCGATTGTGGGTCAAACTGGAGTTGGCAAGTCCTCTCTACTCAATGCTTTATTTGGTACTAATCTGAAGACCGATCCAGTGAAGCCCTGCACGAAAGAGATAGAAGAGATACCCGTTCAAATTAAGGAAGGAGGTACACTGTATTTTTACGATCTTCCGGGAATTGGAGAGTCAGAAGAAGCAGACGAAGGCTATTTAAAACAGTATAGAGAACACTTGCAATCTTCTGATGTTATCCTATGGGCAATTCATGCTGACAATCGCTCTGTGGTTTTTGATCAACAGTCATTGAAAAAGATCATGGAGGGGTATACTCTAGAACAGAAGGCTGTCTTAATGAGTAAACTGACCTTCATTTTGACCAAAGCGGATGTTCTGCATCCTCCTTCGTGGATCGCTGCAAAAATCGGTAATTTTGTCAAGTTTTTACCTCCTCCACAAACCAAAGAAACACTGGAACAAAAATCTTTATTTTATCAAAAGACTTTTATTGAGCCTTATGGAAACTTAATTGTATCAAAAACATATAATGATTGTGACTTTGATATTCCAGAAGAAAATTTTGAATGCGACAAAATCTCAAGACTGATTTACTATAAAGGTTATATGAATGATGAAAAACTACGTACATATCAAAAAAAATATTCTCAATACCAAGATCTATTCGATCGTTTGTATGATAATTACAGAGTCATTCCATGTTCAGCAATCTTGAGGTATAATCTCAACAAATTGATGTTGGTTATCCTAAACAAGCTTGGAGACGAAGCAACCCTTCAATTTCGCCATATTGTTTCTGGTGATGCTCTAGATCGAGTTCCTTTTGAAAAAACTGAAAATCTTTGCAATTTATTAGTATATGACCCAGGAAATAAAAAGACCCTTTTTGAATTTCGTCGTTGGTTGAATACTCAAAAATATTGA